One genomic window of Acidobacteriota bacterium includes the following:
- a CDS encoding TetR family transcriptional regulator — translation MSARKSTPPPKTDRRTAILDAAEAEFSAHGYDGVTLRTIAKRAGVDLALPNYYFGPKESLFEAVFLRRAEMLNAWREDALNAALAAAHPGAPSVEAIVRAYIEPMLKADHLADPAWKNYYALVAYVNNTPGWGGRLMAAHFDPLIRKFLDALRLALPSMDEKDLYWGYHCFSGAITLVLAQTGRIDFLSGGVCRSEDLSDACEHMIPFITGGFEAARRAAPAARPRPQRVKSSAH, via the coding sequence CTGAGCGCCCGCAAGTCGACTCCCCCTCCGAAAACCGACCGCCGCACCGCCATTCTGGATGCGGCGGAGGCCGAATTCAGTGCGCATGGCTATGACGGCGTCACGCTGCGCACCATTGCCAAGCGGGCGGGCGTCGATCTCGCGCTGCCGAACTATTATTTCGGCCCGAAGGAATCGCTGTTCGAAGCGGTGTTCCTGCGCCGCGCCGAAATGCTGAACGCCTGGCGCGAGGATGCGCTGAATGCGGCGCTGGCCGCTGCGCATCCGGGGGCGCCATCGGTAGAGGCGATCGTGCGGGCCTATATCGAGCCGATGCTGAAGGCGGATCATCTCGCCGATCCGGCCTGGAAGAATTACTACGCCCTCGTGGCCTACGTGAACAACACGCCCGGTTGGGGCGGACGGCTGATGGCGGCCCACTTCGACCCGCTGATCCGCAAGTTCCTCGACGCGCTGCGCCTAGCGCTGCCCAGCATGGACGAGAAGGATCTCTACTGGGGCTATCACTGCTTTTCCGGCGCGATCACGCTGGTGCTGGCCCAGACCGGACGGATCGACTTCCTGTCCGGCGGCGTCTGCCGGTCCGAAGACCTGAGCGACGCCTGCGAGCACATGATCCCGTTCATCACCGGCGGCTTTGAAGCCGCCCGCCGCGCTGCGCCGGCAGCCCGGCCGCGTCCGCAACGCGTGAAAAGCTCCGCGCACTGA